The Bacteroidales bacterium DNA segment TCCTGCCTTATTCAAAATATCAATGAAATTCTCCGTCGGCGGAATTACATATGAATATTCATGATTATATGTATAATAAAGGTCGTATGATTTATTTTTGTATCAATTCTGCAACTTCTTTTTTCAGTTTCGGGAGATGATTTGTTTTAATCGCCCAAACAATAGAGTTATCTATGCTGTCATAAGCATGTATTAAGCGATTTCTGAAATTTACAATTTCTCTTGCATTTGTTAATTCTGAACCTGAATCTTCTTTCATAAATTTATTAACAGCTTCTCCAATAATGCCTAATTGACGCTCTACTGCACTCCTTGTCTTTATATCTTCTTCATATTTTGTGAAATTCATTTCTTGTATGAATTCTTCTATTACTTCAACAGCAAATAAGATGTCAAATAGATATTTTTTA contains these protein-coding regions:
- a CDS encoding DUF86 domain-containing protein; translated protein: MTERAKKYLFDILFAVEVIEEFIQEMNFTKYEEDIKTRSAVERQLGIIGEAVNKFMKEDSGSELTNAREIVNFRNRLIHAYDSIDNSIVWAIKTNHLPKLKKEVAELIQK